The Burkholderia cepacia genome includes a region encoding these proteins:
- a CDS encoding glutamine amidotransferase encodes MNAEVVAIRHVHFEDLGSFEQVLGERGRRVRYVDVGSSRFEVLDVLEPSLLVVLGGPLSVYDDAQYPTIAPLAALVRTRIDAGLPILGICLGAQFIARALGARVYPAARHELGWTPLTLTDAGRASPLRHLDGAATSMLHWHGDTFDLPGGAIHLASTPACRHQAFAWGQHVLALQCHPEIRTDRFEPWLIANAGEIAATPGIDARQLRADTAQHGPALEAAARRMFAEWLDGVGI; translated from the coding sequence ATGAACGCAGAAGTCGTGGCGATCCGCCACGTGCACTTCGAGGATCTCGGGAGCTTCGAGCAGGTGCTCGGCGAACGGGGCCGGCGGGTGCGCTACGTCGACGTCGGGTCGTCGCGCTTCGAGGTGCTCGATGTACTCGAGCCGTCGCTTCTCGTCGTGCTCGGCGGGCCGCTCAGCGTGTACGACGACGCGCAGTATCCGACGATCGCGCCGCTCGCGGCGCTCGTGCGCACGCGCATCGACGCCGGCCTGCCGATCCTCGGCATCTGCCTCGGCGCGCAGTTCATCGCCCGGGCGCTCGGTGCGCGCGTCTACCCGGCCGCCCGGCACGAACTCGGCTGGACGCCGCTGACGCTGACCGATGCCGGCCGCGCATCGCCGCTGCGCCATCTCGATGGCGCGGCCACGTCGATGCTGCACTGGCATGGCGACACGTTCGACCTACCGGGCGGTGCGATTCATCTCGCCTCGACACCGGCCTGCCGCCATCAGGCATTCGCGTGGGGCCAGCACGTGCTGGCGCTGCAATGCCATCCGGAAATCCGCACCGACCGCTTCGAACCGTGGCTGATCGCCAACGCCGGCGAAATCGCGGCCACGCCCGGCATCGACGCGCGCCAGTTGCGCGCCGATACCGCGCAGCATGGCCCCGCGCTCGAGGCGGCCGCGCGACGCATGTTCGCGGAGTGGCTCGACGGCGTCGGGATTTGA
- a CDS encoding NADH:flavin oxidoreductase/NADH oxidase, whose amino-acid sequence MTALFSPFTLRGVTLPNRIVISPMCQYSAERGEATDWHMIHLGHLALSGAGLLCIEATAVEPDGRITHGDLGLWDDVTEAALKPVLAAIRKHSPIRVAMQLSHAGRKASSNVPWQGGQLVSVADGGWLPHAPSAVPHKDGETPPLALDAAGLNRIREAFAASAKRAARLGIDAIEVHAAHGYLLHQFLSPLANQRTDEYGGSLENRMRFPLEIFEIVRAAFPEDRPVGVRVSATDWVEGGWELDETIAFAHELKRRGCDWIDVSSGGVSPLQKIPLSPGYQVPFAQAVKRAVGMPTVAVGLINEPAHANRLIEAGDADFVAMARAMLYDPRWPWHAAAELGAQVTAPPQYWRSQPREHKALFGDVAFGQR is encoded by the coding sequence ATGACTGCGCTGTTTTCCCCGTTCACGCTGCGCGGCGTGACGCTTCCGAACCGGATCGTGATCTCCCCGATGTGCCAGTATTCGGCCGAACGCGGTGAAGCGACCGACTGGCACATGATTCACCTCGGCCATCTCGCGCTGTCGGGCGCGGGGCTGCTCTGCATCGAGGCGACGGCGGTGGAACCCGACGGGCGCATCACGCACGGCGACCTCGGCCTCTGGGACGACGTGACCGAAGCCGCGCTCAAGCCCGTGCTGGCCGCGATCCGCAAGCATTCGCCGATCCGCGTCGCGATGCAGCTGTCGCATGCGGGGCGCAAGGCGTCGAGCAACGTGCCGTGGCAGGGCGGTCAGCTCGTGTCGGTCGCCGACGGCGGCTGGTTGCCGCATGCGCCGTCGGCGGTGCCGCACAAGGACGGTGAGACGCCGCCCCTCGCTCTCGATGCCGCCGGCCTGAACCGGATCCGCGAAGCGTTCGCGGCTTCGGCGAAGCGTGCCGCACGGCTGGGCATCGACGCGATCGAGGTGCATGCGGCACATGGCTACCTGCTGCACCAGTTCCTGTCGCCGCTCGCGAACCAGCGCACCGACGAATACGGCGGCTCGCTCGAAAACCGGATGCGCTTTCCGCTCGAGATCTTCGAGATCGTGCGCGCGGCATTTCCGGAGGACCGGCCGGTCGGCGTGCGCGTGTCGGCCACCGACTGGGTCGAAGGCGGCTGGGAGCTCGACGAGACGATCGCGTTCGCGCACGAGCTGAAGCGCCGCGGCTGCGACTGGATCGACGTGTCGTCCGGCGGCGTATCGCCGCTGCAGAAGATTCCGCTGTCGCCCGGCTACCAGGTGCCGTTCGCGCAGGCGGTGAAGCGCGCGGTCGGCATGCCGACGGTTGCGGTCGGGCTGATCAACGAGCCCGCGCATGCGAACCGGCTCATCGAGGCCGGCGATGCCGATTTCGTCGCGATGGCGCGTGCGATGCTGTACGATCCGCGCTGGCCGTGGCACGCGGCGGCCGAGCTCGGTGCGCAGGTGACGGCGCCGCCGCAGTACTGGCGTTCGCAGCCGCGCGAGCACAAGGCGTTGTTCGGCGACGTCGCTTTCGGCCAGCGTTGA
- a CDS encoding SET domain-containing protein — MSSRRIAVRRSGVHGKGVFAVAPIKAGERVVEYKGERISWKEALRRHPHDPSEPNHTFYFALDEGGVIDGKIDGNSARWINHSCAPNCEAEEVKGRVYIHALRDIGPEEELFYDYGLVIDAKLTKSLKREYACHCGASSCRGTLLATSDTGAGAKKKKKKKDDAKPKDKKKKK; from the coding sequence ATGAGTTCACGCAGGATCGCGGTGCGCCGCTCGGGAGTACACGGCAAGGGCGTGTTCGCCGTGGCGCCGATCAAGGCCGGCGAGCGCGTAGTGGAATACAAGGGCGAACGAATTTCGTGGAAGGAAGCGCTGCGTCGCCATCCGCACGACCCGAGCGAACCGAACCATACGTTCTACTTCGCACTGGACGAGGGCGGGGTGATCGACGGCAAGATCGACGGCAACAGCGCGCGCTGGATCAACCACTCGTGCGCACCGAACTGCGAAGCCGAGGAAGTCAAAGGCCGCGTGTACATCCACGCGCTGCGCGACATCGGGCCGGAAGAGGAGCTGTTCTACGACTACGGCCTCGTGATCGATGCGAAGCTGACGAAATCGCTCAAGCGCGAATACGCGTGCCATTGCGGCGCATCGTCGTGCCGCGGCACGCTGCTCGCGACGTCCGACACGGGCGCTGGCGCGAAGAAGAAAAAGAAGAAGAAGGACGACGCGAAGCCGAAGGACAAGAAAAAGAAGAAGTAA
- a CDS encoding sensor histidine kinase, with amino-acid sequence MSPDPAVTTTSLRRSLLRRLAAPLSMLALMSGLIAYWLAWQYTQHVIDRSLADLATAISKQIQIAGPDAPFTVPPLAQAMFSDPAEALIYRISDGEQELAGDPKLPLRGINVRRMHHAYVFEAEYDNRAVRVAQVRVDDVEGGKPMVVEVAQPVRHRYRIAAEFLVAIMMPLLLLLLAGWGIVWRVVNQQLGPLTHLADSLNRQTHTSLEPVDETEVPLEIRPLTSAMNALLGRLKTALDAQRKFIADAAHQLRTPLTAVKLHAEQAAVARDPHQTFAAVRELRAAADRAVRLSNQLLSLARAEPGEQAARFVDVDLAAMAFETGAEWVPRALASHVDLGFQRTDDPGDDEKLVVRGNPVLLREVIANLLDNALKYVPLARPDGARITVNVARAMLDSGAPAAEIVVEDNGPGVPANQQADLFKRFFRGDAQNGNGVETGAGLGLAIVHDIIAMHGGTVSYEDASEGGSRFVVKVPLAAYAAQPASDAAPATAQMH; translated from the coding sequence ATGTCACCTGATCCGGCTGTGACCACCACCAGCCTGCGCCGCTCGCTGCTTCGGCGCCTCGCCGCCCCGCTGTCGATGCTCGCGCTGATGAGCGGCCTGATCGCCTACTGGCTCGCGTGGCAGTACACGCAGCACGTGATCGACCGCTCGCTCGCCGATCTCGCGACCGCCATTTCCAAACAGATCCAGATCGCCGGCCCCGACGCGCCGTTTACGGTGCCGCCGCTCGCGCAGGCGATGTTCTCCGATCCCGCCGAAGCGCTGATCTACCGGATCAGCGACGGCGAACAGGAACTCGCCGGCGATCCGAAGCTGCCGCTGCGGGGCATCAACGTGCGCCGCATGCACCACGCGTACGTGTTCGAAGCCGAATACGACAACCGCGCGGTACGGGTCGCGCAGGTGCGCGTCGACGACGTCGAAGGCGGCAAGCCGATGGTCGTCGAGGTCGCGCAACCGGTGCGGCACCGCTACCGGATCGCGGCCGAATTCCTCGTCGCGATCATGATGCCGCTGCTGCTGCTGCTGCTCGCCGGCTGGGGCATCGTGTGGCGCGTCGTCAACCAGCAGCTCGGGCCGCTCACGCATCTGGCCGATTCACTGAACCGGCAGACCCACACGTCGCTGGAACCGGTCGACGAAACCGAGGTGCCGCTGGAAATCCGGCCGCTGACGAGCGCGATGAACGCGCTGCTCGGCCGCCTGAAGACCGCGCTCGACGCGCAGCGCAAGTTCATCGCCGATGCCGCGCACCAGTTGCGCACGCCGCTCACGGCCGTGAAGCTGCATGCCGAGCAAGCGGCCGTTGCACGCGACCCGCACCAGACTTTCGCGGCGGTGCGCGAGCTGCGCGCGGCCGCCGACCGCGCGGTACGACTGTCGAACCAGTTGCTGTCGCTCGCTCGCGCGGAACCGGGCGAACAGGCCGCGCGGTTCGTCGACGTCGACCTCGCGGCGATGGCATTCGAGACGGGCGCCGAATGGGTGCCGCGCGCACTCGCGTCGCACGTCGACCTCGGCTTCCAGCGTACCGACGATCCGGGTGACGACGAGAAGCTGGTGGTGCGCGGCAACCCCGTGCTGTTGCGCGAGGTGATCGCGAACCTGCTCGACAATGCGCTGAAGTACGTGCCGCTCGCGCGGCCGGACGGTGCGCGGATCACGGTGAACGTCGCGCGCGCGATGCTCGATAGCGGCGCGCCAGCGGCCGAGATCGTCGTCGAGGACAACGGCCCCGGCGTGCCCGCCAACCAGCAGGCCGACCTGTTCAAGCGCTTCTTCCGCGGTGACGCGCAAAACGGCAACGGCGTCGAGACGGGCGCCGGGCTCGGCCTCGCGATCGTGCACGACATCATCGCGATGCACGGCGGCACCGTATCGTACGAGGATGCGTCGGAAGGCGGCTCGCGCTTCGTGGTGAAGGTGCCGCTCGCCGCGTACGCGGCGCAGCCGGCGAGTGACGCAGCGCCGGCCACGGCGCAGATGCACTGA